The Elgaria multicarinata webbii isolate HBS135686 ecotype San Diego chromosome 1, rElgMul1.1.pri, whole genome shotgun sequence genome has a window encoding:
- the LOC134396320 gene encoding 7-alpha-hydroxycholest-4-en-3-one 12-alpha-hydroxylase-like — MTLWETVLCAFLACLLATLLGGLHQIGAFRKRKPKEPPLDKGFLPWLGHGLSFIRSPIEFLERMRKKHGDIFTVLLGGNYMHVVIDPSTYEPLMKVSKQMINFNTFSSMVARNVFDFYATESQLHSFKKMSDKYLGGKYLPVLNQVMMEKLTSVMLLSQDSGEKKRSWRQEGVLHFTYKTVFQASFLTLFGNEPHKDVDSKENAKENQVTQGGKLSENLQKFDYFFPRMTAGTLDPLSKKETERLKKYFWDILSVEKLYQRDGISNWVAELNQHFAETGITEKIQTKFQLFLLWVSQSNTIPANFWILLYLLKYPEAMKAMREEVERVLRETGQEVRAGGPFINVSLDRMKTPLLDSAIGETLRLKGTGLLYRNVMQEMDIKTADGKEYTFRKGDNLVLSPFLALQTDPEIHPDPHTFKYDRFVTPDGIKKDFYKNGKKLKYHSMPFGGGSSVCPGRFFVVNEMKMFVLLMLAYFDMELVNAEEEMPPIDVSRCGFGTAKPSHDIQFKYRLRV; from the coding sequence ATGACTCTCTGGGAGACTGTGCTTTGCGCTTTCTTAGCGTGCCTCTTGGCAACCCTACTTGGCGGACTCCATCAAATAGGAGCATTTCGCAAGAGGAAACCCAAGGAACCCCCCTTGGACAAAGGCTTCCTTCCATGGCTCGGACACGGGCTAAGTTTCATTCGGAGCCCTATAGAGTTTTTGGAAAGGATGCGGAAGAAACATGGGGATATTTTCACAGTTTTGCTCGGAGGCAATTACATGCATGTTGTGATTGATCCTTCTACTTATGAACCCTTAATGAAGGTATCAAAACAAATGattaattttaatacattttcaTCAATGGTAGCACGTAATGTTTTTGACTTCTATGCCACTGAATCTCAGCtacatagttttaaaaaaatgagtgatAAGTATCTCGGAGGGAAGTATCTACCTGTCCTGAACCAGGTGATGATGGAGAAGTTGACGTCCGTGATGCTTCTCAGTCAGGATTCAGGTGAGAAAAAAAGATCTTGGCGGCAGGAGGGAGTCCTCCACTTTACCTACAAAACTGTCTTCCAAGCCTCTTTTCTGACTTTATTTGGCAATGAGCCACACAAAGATGTAGACAGCAAAGAAAATGCTAAGGAGAATCAAGTAACACAAGGTGGAAAATTGTCtgaaaatttgcagaaatttgacTATTTCTTTCCCCGTATGACCGCTGGCACACTAGACCCACTGAGCAAGAAGGAGACAGAGagattgaagaagtacttctgggACATTCTCTCAGTCGAAAAGTTGTATCAAAGGGACGGCATCAGCAATTGGGTAGCTGAGCTAAATCAGCATTTTGCTGAGACTGGGATTACTGAAAAGATACAGACTAAATTTCAGCTGTTTCTTCTCTGGGTATCTCAAAGTAACACTATCCCAGCTAACTTCTGGATTCTTCTGTATCTCCTGAAATATCCAGAAGCAATGAAGGCAATGAGGGAAGAAGTGGAGAGAGTTCTAAGAGAGACTGGTCAGGAGGTCAGGGCAGGTGGCCCCTTCATCAATGTGTCCTTGGATAGGATGAaaactcctcttctggacagtgcAATAGGGGAAACTCTGCGCTTGAAAGGGACTGGTCTACTCTACAGAAATGTGATGCAGGAAATGGATATTAAGACAGCCGATGGCAAAGAATATACTTTCCGGAAAGGTGATAATTTAGTGCTGTCACCTTTTCTTGCACTGCAAACAGATCCAGAAATCCACCCTGACCCTCACACATTCAAATACGACAGGTTTGTTACCCCAGATGGCATAAAAAAGGACTTCTATAAGAATGGGAAAAAGCTAAAGTATCACAGTATGCCTTTTGGTGGCGGATCCTCAGTGTGCCCTGGCCGATTTTTTGTTGTTAATGAAATGAAGATGTTTGTCTTATTGATGCTGGCCTACTTTGACATGGAACTGGTTAATGCCGAAGAAGAAATGCCTCCGATAGATGTCAGTCGTTGTGGGTTTGGAACTGCAAAACCGTCTCATGATATCCAGTTCAAATACCGACTGAGAGTCTAA